A section of the Rummeliibacillus pycnus genome encodes:
- a CDS encoding ABC transporter ATP-binding protein: MAEKILEVKNLKQYFGSIKAVDGISFDVYKGETLGLVGESGCGKSTTGRSIIRLYDITDGEIIFKGRNVHDKKNQKDLKSFNKEMQMIFQDPYASLNPRMTAGEIIAEGFKIHGLYKDKKERQERIGKLLEAVGLNREHMNRYAHEFSGGQRQRIGIARALSLNPSFIIADEPISALDVSIQAQVVNLLKELQKKHGLTYLFIAHDLSMVKYISDRIAVMRAGKILEIGTSEDIYRKPIHPYTKSLLSAIPLPDPISESKRKRIPYKEEEVDGEQTIHEVFKGHFVYGTEAQIEKWRMQG, translated from the coding sequence ATGGCTGAGAAAATATTAGAAGTTAAAAATCTAAAACAGTATTTTGGTTCTATTAAAGCCGTTGATGGTATTAGCTTTGATGTGTACAAAGGTGAAACACTAGGGCTTGTAGGCGAATCTGGTTGTGGAAAATCAACGACTGGTCGCTCAATAATTCGCTTATATGACATTACTGATGGAGAAATTATCTTTAAAGGTCGTAATGTACATGACAAAAAGAATCAAAAAGATCTAAAATCATTTAATAAAGAAATGCAAATGATTTTTCAGGATCCATATGCATCATTAAATCCAAGAATGACAGCCGGTGAAATTATTGCAGAAGGTTTCAAAATACATGGCTTGTACAAAGATAAAAAAGAACGTCAAGAACGTATTGGAAAATTACTTGAAGCAGTAGGACTAAATCGTGAACATATGAATCGCTATGCCCATGAATTTTCAGGAGGTCAGCGTCAGCGCATTGGGATTGCAAGAGCGTTAAGTTTAAATCCAAGTTTCATCATTGCAGATGAACCAATCTCAGCATTGGATGTTTCCATTCAAGCACAAGTTGTTAACTTATTAAAAGAATTACAAAAGAAACATGGGTTAACCTATTTATTCATTGCACATGATCTTTCGATGGTGAAATATATTAGTGATCGTATAGCGGTAATGCGAGCGGGTAAGATTCTTGAAATTGGTACATCAGAAGATATTTACAGAAAACCAATACATCCGTATACAAAATCGCTACTCTCTGCAATTCCACTTCCAGATCCAATTTCAGAGAGTAAACGTAAGCGAATTCCTTATAAAGAGGAAGAAGTTGATGGTGAGCAAACAATACATGAAGTATTTAAAGGGCATTTTGTGTATGGTACAGAAGCTCAAATTGAGAAATGGAGAATGCAGGGATAG
- a CDS encoding enoyl-CoA hydratase, producing MGYENITVERNGRLAIVSLNRAQSMNAMDGIMMNELANCFEALQNDPTIQVLILKGSGKVFSAGGDIKAMLGTDGEGNFEIDAIMLDISRMVKAFYSLPMITIAAVHGAAAGLGFSLALAADIIIAEEDSKLAMNFIGIGLIPDGAGHFFMKERLGVPKAKQMIWAGEVLNGHAAKKLGLVDEVVESGTAVEQAGQLAQKLLHSPLVAMIETKKILHTQKQVELNDILKMESETQTRMRKTADHLEGIKAFVEKRPANFEGK from the coding sequence ATGGGATATGAAAATATTACGGTTGAAAGAAATGGGAGACTTGCGATTGTAAGTCTAAATCGCGCACAATCAATGAATGCCATGGATGGCATCATGATGAATGAATTAGCAAATTGTTTTGAAGCATTGCAAAATGATCCAACCATACAGGTGCTTATACTAAAGGGAAGTGGCAAAGTATTTTCAGCTGGTGGAGATATTAAAGCAATGCTTGGAACGGATGGAGAAGGAAATTTTGAAATTGACGCAATTATGCTAGATATCTCAAGAATGGTTAAGGCATTTTATTCATTGCCAATGATTACAATTGCAGCCGTACATGGTGCTGCTGCAGGATTAGGATTTAGTTTAGCTTTAGCAGCAGATATTATTATTGCAGAAGAAGATAGTAAGTTAGCAATGAATTTTATTGGTATTGGATTGATCCCAGATGGAGCGGGACATTTCTTCATGAAAGAAAGATTAGGGGTCCCAAAGGCGAAACAAATGATTTGGGCTGGAGAAGTGTTAAATGGACATGCGGCAAAGAAATTAGGATTAGTAGATGAGGTAGTAGAGAGTGGAACAGCTGTCGAGCAAGCTGGTCAATTAGCGCAAAAACTACTTCATTCGCCACTTGTAGCAATGATTGAAACTAAGAAAATTTTGCATACTCAAAAACAGGTTGAACTCAACGATATCTTGAAAATGGAAAGTGAAACTCAAACAAGAATGCGTAAAACTGCTGATCATTTGGAAGGAATCAAAGCGTTTGTGGAAAAACGTCCTGCTAACTTTGAAGGGAAATAA
- the serA gene encoding phosphoglycerate dehydrogenase has protein sequence MAINILISDPLSEDGIYPLRQEQELDLNIVINTGLQPEELKAIINDFDVLLVRSQTKVTRDIIEAANNLKLIGRAGVGVDNIDLDAATEKGIIVVNAPDGNTNSAAEHTTAMIMSLARHIPHAFLSLKEGRWDRKKFVGVELKNKTLGVIGFGRIGQEVAHRAKGNRMNVIAYDPFLTAEKAKKAGVEFGTVEDVARVSDFITVHTPLLDSTRHMINEEVFNVMKDGVRIINCARGGIIDEEALYNAIESGKVAGAALDVMEDEPFVGNRLLDLPQVIATPHLGASTIEAQESVAIDVSNDILSYFKVGTVRNPVNMPSVPKDMVAKVEPFFDLADKIGAFVSNLTDEAIEEINVYYSGELASFDVRPLTNNTVKGVLTRNLGNHVNNVNARYLAERNAIKINEHKSTTAKAFLNSISVELVTKNETHKVKGTLLNGLGARIVQVDEYVVDVVPQGHLIFIKHTDKPGAIGRVGTLLAEKDINIATMQVGRSNQGGNAIMMLSVDNTVDNVEFLTAQDNVFEAKAINL, from the coding sequence ATGGCTATTAACATTTTAATCAGTGACCCACTAAGCGAAGATGGTATTTACCCACTTCGCCAAGAACAAGAACTAGATTTGAATATTGTGATTAACACTGGCCTTCAACCAGAAGAATTAAAAGCAATCATAAATGATTTCGACGTTTTGCTTGTACGTAGTCAAACAAAAGTCACTCGCGATATTATCGAAGCTGCAAATAACTTAAAATTAATCGGTCGTGCAGGGGTTGGTGTAGATAACATTGATCTCGATGCCGCAACTGAAAAAGGGATTATCGTAGTAAATGCTCCAGATGGTAACACAAACTCTGCTGCTGAACATACAACTGCGATGATTATGTCTCTTGCTCGACACATTCCACATGCCTTCCTATCATTAAAAGAAGGTCGCTGGGATCGTAAAAAATTCGTCGGAGTAGAGCTTAAAAACAAAACTTTAGGTGTAATAGGTTTCGGTCGTATCGGACAAGAAGTTGCTCATCGTGCAAAAGGAAACCGTATGAACGTTATTGCATATGATCCATTCTTAACTGCTGAAAAAGCTAAAAAAGCTGGTGTCGAATTTGGTACTGTAGAAGATGTCGCTCGCGTTTCTGACTTCATCACAGTACACACGCCACTTCTAGATTCTACTCGTCATATGATTAATGAAGAAGTTTTCAACGTCATGAAAGACGGCGTTCGCATTATTAACTGTGCACGTGGCGGTATCATTGACGAAGAAGCTCTTTACAATGCCATTGAATCAGGTAAAGTTGCTGGTGCTGCTCTAGACGTTATGGAAGATGAACCATTCGTTGGCAACCGCCTTCTAGACTTACCACAAGTAATTGCTACCCCTCACCTTGGTGCATCTACTATTGAAGCTCAAGAGTCTGTAGCGATTGATGTAAGTAATGACATCTTAAGCTATTTTAAAGTGGGTACTGTACGTAATCCTGTGAACATGCCTTCAGTTCCAAAAGATATGGTTGCAAAAGTAGAACCTTTCTTCGATCTTGCTGATAAAATCGGTGCATTTGTATCTAATTTAACGGATGAAGCTATTGAAGAAATTAACGTTTACTACTCTGGTGAATTAGCAAGCTTTGATGTTCGTCCATTAACAAACAATACAGTAAAAGGTGTACTTACTCGTAACCTTGGTAACCATGTGAACAATGTGAATGCACGTTACCTAGCTGAACGTAATGCGATCAAAATTAACGAACATAAATCTACAACAGCAAAGGCTTTCTTAAACTCTATCTCTGTTGAACTAGTAACAAAAAATGAAACTCATAAAGTAAAAGGTACATTACTTAACGGCCTTGGTGCTCGTATCGTTCAAGTTGATGAATATGTAGTGGATGTCGTACCACAAGGGCACTTAATCTTCATCAAACATACTGATAAACCAGGTGCTATCGGTCGTGTTGGCACATTGCTTGCAGAAAAAGACATCAACATTGCAACAATGCAGGTTGGTCGCTCAAACCAAGGCGGTAATGCTATTATGATGCTTTCTGTAGATAATACAGTGGACAACGTAGAATTTTTAACAGCTCAAGATAATGTCTTTGAAGCAAAAGCAATTAATTTGTAA
- a CDS encoding YhzD family protein translates to MQTFRFTAFEKTGEILKDEAWEFFDEATAKSQGAEKIEQLGLLEKTHRLVNSSGKLILFHV, encoded by the coding sequence ATGCAAACATTTCGTTTTACAGCTTTCGAGAAAACGGGTGAAATTTTAAAAGATGAAGCATGGGAATTCTTTGATGAGGCAACAGCAAAATCTCAAGGAGCAGAAAAAATCGAACAACTGGGGTTATTAGAAAAAACACATCGATTAGTAAATTCAAGTGGTAAATTAATCTTATTTCATGTATAA
- a CDS encoding pyridoxal-phosphate-dependent aminotransferase family protein, giving the protein MLQDYQLLRIPGPTPIPPSVERAMAKPMIGHRGNETSQMIQNIKPRLKKVFGTTQDVMMLTGSGTSGLEAAIVNVVKPGDKVLVVATGVFGNRFTKICEAYQINVEEYKVEWGTALKPAEIAEYLKANPEIKAVFSTYCETSTGVLNPVGELAQAVHAINNETLVIIDGVSCMAGVETKMDEWGIDVVVTGSQKAFMLPAGLNFIAASERAWKVIESNPKKGFYLDLTKYRDNLAKDTTPFTPALSLLFGLEQVLENFEQEGLENVYARHQLMRDMTRAAFKALDLPLFASDEDGSPTVTSVKPDDFDAEAFRKVLKTDFNLSVAGGQANLKGKIFRVGHMGYCAPTDVLQYVAAMEIALVKVGKQIQLGAGIAAAQQVYLQYTTEKVAQ; this is encoded by the coding sequence ATGTTACAAGATTATCAACTATTACGTATTCCAGGACCAACACCAATCCCTCCAAGCGTTGAACGTGCTATGGCTAAACCAATGATCGGGCATCGAGGTAACGAGACTAGTCAGATGATTCAAAATATTAAACCTAGACTGAAAAAAGTATTTGGCACAACACAAGATGTCATGATGCTAACAGGTAGTGGTACTTCTGGTCTCGAAGCTGCAATCGTTAACGTTGTAAAACCAGGTGATAAAGTATTAGTTGTTGCGACTGGGGTATTCGGAAACCGATTCACAAAAATCTGTGAAGCTTACCAAATTAACGTAGAAGAATACAAAGTTGAATGGGGTACTGCACTAAAGCCAGCTGAAATTGCTGAATATCTTAAAGCGAATCCAGAGATCAAAGCTGTATTCTCTACTTATTGTGAAACATCAACAGGTGTTCTTAACCCAGTTGGTGAATTAGCTCAAGCAGTTCATGCGATCAATAACGAAACATTAGTGATTATCGATGGCGTATCATGTATGGCTGGTGTAGAAACAAAAATGGATGAATGGGGAATCGATGTTGTTGTTACTGGTTCTCAAAAAGCATTCATGCTACCAGCTGGACTTAATTTCATCGCAGCTAGTGAAAGAGCGTGGAAAGTAATTGAATCTAATCCTAAAAAAGGTTTCTATTTAGACCTAACAAAATACCGTGATAATTTAGCAAAAGATACTACACCTTTCACACCAGCACTATCTCTATTATTTGGTTTAGAACAAGTACTTGAAAATTTTGAACAAGAAGGTCTTGAAAATGTGTACGCTCGTCATCAATTAATGCGCGATATGACACGTGCAGCTTTCAAAGCATTAGATCTTCCATTATTCGCTTCTGACGAAGATGGTTCTCCAACAGTTACATCTGTTAAACCTGATGACTTTGATGCAGAAGCATTCCGAAAAGTATTAAAAACTGATTTCAACTTATCAGTTGCTGGCGGTCAAGCAAATCTTAAAGGCAAAATTTTCCGTGTTGGTCACATGGGCTACTGTGCACCAACAGATGTACTTCAATATGTAGCTGCAATGGAAATTGCGCTTGTAAAAGTTGGTAAACAAATTCAACTTGGAGCCGGTATAGCTGCTGCTCAACAAGTTTATTTACAATACACAACAGAAAAAGTTGCACAATAA
- a CDS encoding HAD family hydrolase has product MTISTVIFDLDDTLLWDKKSIATAFSLTCEKAASRIDIDVQQLEEAVRQTARDLYSTYPTFDYTQMIGINPFEGLWGTFDDPTPQFQELKKIVPSYRKAAWTGGLAKLGINDEALGAELGEYFVEVRKQSPFVYEETFEVLDTLKGKYQLILLTNGAPSLQNTKLQITPEIVPYFDHIIISGDFGEGKPAASIFKHVLDIAKVTADEAIMVGDNLMTDILGSSRVQMRSAWINREDKQHIEGITPTYEIHSLHELVQLLDHI; this is encoded by the coding sequence GTGACGATTTCAACTGTTATTTTTGATTTAGATGATACGTTATTATGGGATAAAAAAAGTATTGCCACAGCATTTTCATTAACATGTGAGAAAGCTGCTTCTCGTATTGATATTGATGTTCAGCAATTAGAAGAAGCAGTACGCCAAACTGCACGTGATTTATATAGTACATACCCTACATTTGATTATACACAAATGATTGGTATTAACCCATTTGAAGGGCTATGGGGAACATTTGATGATCCAACACCTCAATTTCAAGAACTAAAGAAAATAGTACCAAGTTATCGCAAAGCCGCTTGGACTGGAGGACTAGCAAAGCTTGGTATAAATGATGAAGCGTTAGGTGCTGAACTTGGGGAATACTTTGTAGAAGTCAGAAAACAGAGTCCTTTTGTTTATGAGGAAACATTTGAAGTATTAGATACATTAAAAGGAAAGTATCAACTTATTTTATTGACGAATGGTGCGCCAAGTTTGCAAAATACGAAATTGCAAATTACACCAGAAATTGTCCCTTATTTTGATCATATTATTATTTCAGGTGATTTTGGGGAAGGCAAGCCAGCAGCATCCATTTTCAAACATGTTTTAGATATTGCAAAAGTAACGGCAGATGAAGCGATTATGGTAGGGGATAATTTAATGACCGATATTCTTGGTTCTTCTCGTGTTCAAATGCGTTCTGCTTGGATAAACCGTGAAGATAAACAACATATTGAAGGAATTACGCCTACTTACGAAATTCATTCGCTCCATGAACTTGTTCAATTGTTAGATCATATTTAA
- a CDS encoding metallophosphoesterase family protein — protein MSSIRFFHTADLHLDSPFKGMSELPEKEFEKLRNSTFEAFSTLIQKAIEEKPDFVLIVGDLYDGEERSLRAQKIFQNGMEQLCAQQIPVIISYGNHDHLKGNWTRFSLPENVFVMPKDTSRFVLKVRGIEVNIYGFSYPERHVPQSMIDTYPVATEQNSVHIGMLHGSLQGNATHDVYAPFTLEELLSKNYDYWALGHIHKRQVLHTDPPIIYPGNIQSRHRKELGMKGFYDVTITNFAADCTFVPTSAIVYEKVHVDCENLIHANEVLRACEEALRDFRIQYGAGVVWLQLQNIDKKGMSLFEDSSILEWLEVIREQEDEKTPFIWVQAIEIDYQTIDTYEPTLATESVIQVLNKWNQNHLKEVVKDLYQHPKGSRYLEQLSSEELNNLVSEAEHLFKRYMSMAKE, from the coding sequence ATGTCTTCGATTCGATTTTTTCATACTGCTGATTTGCACTTAGATAGCCCATTTAAAGGAATGTCTGAGCTTCCTGAGAAAGAATTTGAAAAATTACGTAATAGCACATTTGAAGCATTTTCAACACTGATTCAAAAAGCAATTGAAGAAAAACCAGATTTTGTTTTGATTGTAGGTGATCTATATGATGGAGAAGAACGAAGCCTACGAGCACAAAAAATCTTCCAAAATGGTATGGAACAATTATGCGCTCAACAAATTCCGGTCATTATTAGTTATGGTAATCATGATCATCTAAAAGGAAATTGGACCCGTTTTTCTTTACCTGAAAACGTGTTTGTTATGCCAAAAGATACATCAAGATTTGTGCTAAAAGTTCGGGGAATAGAGGTCAATATTTATGGTTTTAGTTACCCAGAACGTCATGTGCCACAATCGATGATTGATACATATCCAGTAGCAACTGAACAAAATTCTGTACATATCGGTATGCTACATGGAAGCTTGCAAGGAAATGCTACACATGATGTATATGCACCTTTTACACTTGAAGAATTACTTTCAAAAAATTACGATTATTGGGCTCTTGGTCATATTCATAAGCGGCAGGTTTTGCATACAGACCCACCTATTATTTACCCTGGAAATATACAAAGTAGACATCGAAAAGAACTAGGTATGAAAGGGTTTTATGATGTAACAATAACAAACTTTGCTGCAGATTGTACTTTTGTGCCAACTTCAGCAATAGTTTATGAAAAGGTTCATGTGGATTGTGAAAATTTAATTCATGCCAATGAAGTATTACGGGCATGTGAGGAAGCATTAAGGGATTTTCGTATACAATATGGAGCTGGCGTAGTATGGCTTCAGTTACAGAATATTGATAAAAAGGGTATGTCACTATTTGAGGATTCGAGTATTTTAGAATGGCTTGAGGTCATACGTGAACAGGAAGATGAAAAAACACCATTTATATGGGTACAAGCTATCGAAATTGACTATCAAACAATAGATACGTACGAACCGACACTTGCTACTGAGTCTGTTATTCAAGTTCTAAATAAGTGGAACCAAAATCACCTGAAGGAAGTTGTAAAAGATTTGTATCAACACCCAAAAGGTAGTAGATATTTAGAACAATTGTCAAGTGAAGAACTGAATAACCTTGTTTCAGAAGCTGAGCATTTATTTAAGCGCTATATGAGCATGGCAAAAGAATAG